atcaagctcacatgcagcccctgtgctggcagcttgttccacttcctcaaccctctgagtgaagaagcttcccctcatgttccttttaaactttgcaCCTtccaccctcaacccatgacgtctggttgtagtcccatccaacctcagtggaaaaaccttgcttgcatttaccttatctataccactcataatcaaaacttcattttttttttaggaaCTGGTTCTGGATTGGGTACCTTTGTCCTGAGCCTCCTGGAGGATGAATTCCCAGAGGTTTACAGATTTGTTACTTCCGTCTACCCTTCTGCTGAAGATGATGTTATTACCTCTCCTTATAATAGTGTTCTCgccatgaaggagctgactgaACATGCAGATTGTGTTTTGCCTATTGAAAATCAGGTAGGTACAGGATGTAGACTTGGACATAGTACAATTACAAATTCCTATTCGACCTTTAGACACAACATTGGGCTACAAAACAGTTCAATTTCTTGGCTGTCGTAACCATCTTGTTTCCCGATATTCATTCATGTGGTTAATTTTTGAGGAGGACGCCGCATTTTGAAAGGCAGATTTACTAACCTTTCCGTTTCTAAATCTAGTCCTTGGTGGACATAGTCAACAAAATCCATCAGATGGCCAGTGGCAAAATGGCATCAGTGAAAATGAAAAGTACTCTGATCTCCAGTCAGAGTGAGGCCAAAAAGCAGGAGAAGCCATTTGATGCAATGAACAATATTGTTGCTAACTTGCTTCTGAATTTGACCAGGTGAGTGatacattatatacatttctATAGACAAGGGTGAAGCAGTGGATGTACATTGCATCTATATCTAGAGAGGGGGTTAATTCAACAGTGACAATACTACTTGAGCTGCTTAAGAAGAGCTAATCTGTCCCAAAAATTGCTGACCAACTTTTATTGATGTGtgatagagagcatcctgacatatggTATAACAGTGTGGTACTCTAGCTGCtgcaagacagatcacaaagcactccacCGGGTGAttagaattttctcagcacatcaCTAGAACTCAACTACTGGACCTGGAGACAACTTACAACTCTCAATGCCTTACAGTGCACTTGTAACAccattaaagacccatcccatcccagaCACTGTCCTACCAGATCTCCTGCCAtttggtaggagatacagaaacatcttggCCAAGACAGTAAgattgaaaaacagcttcttccccgaaggctgttgtgcagctgaatagtGCTACCCCCCTGGCTTGCCAATGGTCTTTGAGTGTCATGGACTATCAAtgtgttgcatgtaaatatgggaatttaaaaaaattaaactgtATTGCATACCTTGCAAAGATCTTGCAACAGACCAATCAAGTGAAACGTTGCTGAAGCTGACATCGAGGTTCACAGAACAGCATTGTTGAGTTTCTCTAAATTAAAGATAATGATGTTCAtgggatttttataaataactttaGGATGATGTTATTCTTTGACACCAATAACATGCAATAAGGCAATTTCTATCCTACTGAGGAGAACGTGGAAGGTAACCTGTGGCCTACAGACAAGTTCGAGGTCCGGTGCCAGCCAAATAACTACTTCCTAAATATCAACAagtcaaaggagatggttatcgtcTTCAGGAGATCTCGCAGCACTCATGCCCCTCTTTATACTGCTGGTAcagcagtggaacagcaatggctggagtttctgggggcaattatgtgttgcattgcactgttgccgcaaagataataaatttcacaatatgCCGAtggtattaaacctaattctgaagtcaaagacagcataaagcagaagaggggcatataatacagcaaaaatcagtgtgaaagtagagggtagggaaacttttaaaaaaaaggacaatgaaaaaatacaataaagagagaagatttttcagatatactgTGTAAAGAGTAAAtgggaggtgagagtggaaatCAGAATCTAGATTATGacgctagagaggtagtaatgggggaacaaagaaatagcagacaaacgcaagtatttttcatcagtcttcactgtggaagatactagtattatgccagaaatttgagagtgtcaggggacggAAATGAATGTAGTCATTTCAAGGGAGAAGAAacctgggaagctgaaaggtctgagggtagataagtcacctggtagaaggaataaaggcttagactgttttctaaatggggagaaaattcaaaaatcagaggtgctaaGGGACTTGGCACTCTTTGTTCACGATTCCCTGAGGCCTAACTTGCAGAATGAATCTGTGatcaggaagacaaatgcaatgttagcattcatttcgagtgtGCTGCAATATAAGAGCaacgatgtgatgctgaggtgttACAAGGCACTGATTTGAcaacaattggagtattgtgagcagctttaggTTCTGTAAAagttgtgctggctttggagagggtgcagaggaggtaaatgagaatgattccaggaatgaaagggttaatgaagtGTGCCTCTTGTGAAGTTGATGAAGTGTAACTCTCTAgctgtacctgctggagtttataagaatgagagggggatctctcattgaaacatcaaattaTGAAAGCCttagagtggagaggatgtttcctatggtgaggagtataggaccagagggcacagcctcagaatataagaatgtccttttagaatggagatgaggaggaatttctctcgccagagagtggtggatctgtggaattcattacctttgttgacagtggaggccaagaaaatttaataataatagtacttcattgggagtttcttttgttacagcagcaacatttaaaaacacagtcTGTGAAGACTTgactaataataataaagtacagaataatatacacaataatgtaccaatgtgcaataatgtacaaagtaataaagcagagactattgtacgATTTTTGAGTGTTTGCCTGTCGCAGAGAGATGAGCTATTATATATGCTTGTTGCAGTTGGTGGGAAAGGTTTCGTGTAACtataagggggagggggggaaccagagTGCATAAGACCTTcacacagtactatagtaatgtTATGTATTGAGTatatgaactggaattgataagTTCTTTTggtcagggagtcaaaggttaccaaaagaaggcaggagaacggggttgagcggaataataaatcagttgtgattgaacggcagagcagacttgatggaccaagtagcctaattctgctcccatgtcttatggtcttgtagaaactgcgagcagtttcaaactcttgggAGTGAATATCTTGCACAGTctttcatggtcccagaacacattctgctCAACCAAGAGAGCTCATCAATGCCTCCACTTTCTGAGGgggttgaagagagctggactatacaCATCTATATTTACGTCCATCTACAGATGGGCAGTAGAAAATATCctgacatgctgcatcactgcatggtacggaaactgtactgcggcagacaggaaggctccacaacaggtagtcaaatcttcccaacgcatcactggcagcagcctacccaccatcaagagcACACAATCAGAAAGATTCTGGAGTAAGGCCAGCaatattatgaaggatcccacccaccctgctcaaagactgtttgtcccactcctatcactccctacatagcatccacgcctGGGCCACTAGGCTCAAAAAGTTATTATcgccaagcagtaaagctgatcaacacctccacccaataatccacccctccacaccccaaccaccactattttatcatttcctgtccgttaccttgtgtacagacacttctacacctagcatcactttatgtatgtAAGTCAATCtacatatataagctatcttttgcatttatattaattgtatttttattattgtattctttattttattcatttttgtgctgtatcagatcaggagtaacaattatttcattctcctttacacttacgtaCTGGAAATTATATTAATCTTGAATCATGAATTGAGTAGattaggtgtgtgtgtgtctgtgtatatatATTCTGAAAATCAGGAAAAATAAATACTTTTATTGTAACTAGGTAGCATAAAGAAAGAGGGTTGAAACAAAATGTAGGATTGGGGAAGCTATATCTGTTAAGGACAGACATTACGTAAAGTCTTCGCCTTCCATGCATCGGAAGCTGCAATACTTTGTTCTGTCAAAAGTCCAGTAGCAGGATATTGAAATCAAAATTTCAGATATTATCTGACTAGCAGATTCTGCAGCTTCTaataaatgagatgaagagtcttgaatgTAAAATATTCAGTGAATTTTCAAGCCAGGTATTAATATTCCTGAATTGGTTGTACCAGAGCTGAATAACCTGCACATTGAAATGAAAGCAGGAAATACTGAAAATACTCGGcattcaggctgcatctgtgaaaAGATAAACAAAGTTTAACATTTGAGGTTGAGGGGCTTTTCATCAAAACTTCTttgaggttcataggttcttgattagtcagggcaacaaagcttacagggagaatggggctGTTATATATCAGGGCTGGCTTgagtctcaaggctgggtgtgtctggtctcctcttctgccacctgtcccacacccctcccatggtgctccacattgacaactacagtactgtgcagaagtcttaggcaccttagctatatatgtgcctgaagcttttgcacagtactgtatagccATGATATAATTGCTCTGAATTTACTGTACTGGGAGTTGTGTTCCTATTTTGTgtagattttgttcatttaatttCTGTCATCTTTGCTGCAGTTCTTCCAGATTTGAAGGGTCCCTCAATATGGATCTTAATGAGATTACCATGAATCTGGTTCCGTTTCCACGGCTGCATTTCCTTGTTTCTAGTCTAACTCCTTTGTACACCCTGGCTGATTTAAACATCCCTACAAGAAGGTAGGACTTTCACAAGGAATGTTAACATTGCTCTGATGTTACTGATGTTAGGACTGGGACGAGACGATCCCTGCATCAGTGCAGAAACTGCTCATCAGTTGTAATCTCATTTGCATTGAGTAGGCTGACACGTAACAATTGGTGTTCTTGTAATATTCCGAATGTCCTAGGAGCACTTTACACTTTTCAGAAAAAGGAATGAACACGTACAAAATAGTGACTAGGATTGGGCCAAAGGGGAGAAGAATTAAGAAGATTCTTGTTAATTTGAAGGGGTGGGCATTTGAACCGAGCTGAGAAGGCAACGATTAGCAAGACCGAGAGCAAACAGCGATTCAGTGCCAGGTACATGCAAGGATGTGGATTGAACAGAAGATTGCCACGATGGAAAATGATCTGAAGCACCCAACTCAGGGAATTGTAGAAGGTATAAAAGATCAGGCATGTAAGGAAGTGTGTAGTGACAAGGAAATAATAGCATTGGGGTTAGGATTATGAAAGAATTctaaataatggaacaatatttcTGTTGTCCTTGTTTTCTTTTAACTCTTGTGATGGTATTCCTTGAAGCAGTAGAGAAAAGTTGGAACAGAACGTTGTCAACATGTTTTGAAAGTAGAAAGAGAACTCTCAGTGATATGAGAAAGAAAGTATAAACCACAGATTAAAGTATGTCAGGTGTGATTGCAAATTTAAAGAAGTGAGAAGGAAACAGTAACAGGATTTGACAGGAAGCAGTATGAGTTATACCTATATGTTAAAGGAACTTTGATTCAGTCAAGCTTGATCTGTCTTTTAGATTTTTAAATGAATACTTTAGATATTTATTTTGGGGttgcacggtagcatagcagttggtgtaatgctgttacagcagTAGTGACCCAGTTTCTATTCCAGCCGCTCTCCGTAAGGaatgtgtacattctccctgtgaccgtgtctgtttcctcccacattccaaagacatgtatGTCAGTAGGCTATTTGGTCACATCggtgtaattgggcggtgcaGGTTCTTTGGGCTACAATGGACTgttactgcatctctaaataacagaataaaaatatttaaatgaagAGGTGAATAGGTGAAGCATAAACTTAAAGCTTGAATCAGCTAACTCAACAAATGTGCAAACCTTTGATTCAGAATCAGGGTAGCAGCACTGAGTTTGTAAACCAAAGATGGGTCAGCACTTTCTATGACCTTGAGCTtgacaggaaaaaaaaatgcttCTACCTTTTAGGGAACGAAAGATTGATGTAAAGATTTTTGGTTTGCATGAAGTTGATATGTAGAGTCCACTTAAGTACTTTGAGTTGGGGGAACATCCAGAATTTATTTTGAAGTTCAGAATGACCAAATCACTTTGGCTGGGCCTATTACCAGGAATTTCTCTGGGTGAATCTCCACCCTATGAGTTCAGTTGCAAGTTCCTCAGCAGTAACTGGGCAGCAGATGGTGTAATTCAATGGACCTTCCTTTGATGGGCTTTGAATGACGGCAAGTCCTTGCCTTTTGTAAGAGTACCattgatttttaaagtttttaaatGCCTTGTTATATGGagatgctttaaaaaaaagactgaaatTGAAATAATTGAAAAATATGAAGACAAAATTAATTAATCAGttagaaataattaaaatgattGAAATAAAGGAAAACAATACTCTTAGCTATCTAATCAGATAACAAAACTATGAAATTAAATGGGGTCTTGGATCATATGCCATTCACGACTAGTGGAGGATGTGACAGGCGATTTCTATCACTAGGCCGAGCTCCACCACCAACAATAGGATTTGTCATTAAAGTCAAGATTAAATGCTTGTATTTTGATATTTCCTTTCAGAACTGATGTCTATAGATTAAATTATGTAATCTACAAGTTAATAATGCTCCACTTAAAAGGAATTTCACAGCAGTTGTCCTGAATTAATAGTACTACTACTGTGATACCACTAATACTAATTGTGATATTGTTGAGTAGGTTTAATAGGTTTTAATACAATAAAGATATGTTTATAAATTGGACGTGTATCCTGCTAGGGAAAAAATTCCAGCGCTTGCTTGACTGATTGCCTATTTGTTTACTTAAACAGGTTGGATCAGATGTTCACTGATGCTTTCAGTAAGGATCACCAGTTAATGCATGCTGATCCAAAACATAACCTATACCTTGCCTGTGCACTTATGGTCCGGGGAAATGTTCAGATTTCTGACCTGAGAAGAAATATTGAGAGGTTTGAGAATATGCTAAaccattttttttattgttgttgCTTTTGCTAAATTAATACTGTTGCCTTTTGATTTTTAAACTTGTATGTGAAATccattgggttttttttttcccccgttGATGAGTACTGGAAATCTGAGATTAAGAACAGAGTCCAATATCTTATCTGGCCTGACGATGAGTTGTCTGTTACTGAGCTTCCTCTGTCGACTATTTCATGGAGGGAGGAACACTTCTTCTCAAAAGGCTAAGAAacgtgtgaaaagagaaacagttagcatTTGAGTCATAGACAGTGTTGAcggggagtatctgtttcccagggtagtaACGTCTTGATACCAGAggtcatgcattgaaggtgagagtgggtaggttcaaaggggatgtgaggggtaaatttctgtactcagagtggtggatgcctggaatgcactgcctggtatggtggtagaggtaaatacattagagTCACTTGAATGTGgggaagatggaggaatatggactttgtgtaggtaggagggattagtttttttgAGGGGGGGGTGATTTACTCAGCTGGTTTGGCTCAACATTCcaggccaaaggacctgtcccTGTGCTATACTTTCTATGTTTCATCTCAAGTGGAGATCAGAGGTTGGAAAATGAGAAAGTGAGTCAGTTTAAGAGAGGCAACCCTAGCTTCACCCTTTCAAAGGTTCACTTTATTTCCATAGAAggacttttccatagatgctgcctggcctgctgagttcctgcagcattttgtgtgtgttgcttttattattaaaatatgtacgcagaatacaactctgagatttgtcttctcaagATAGCCATAAAgtacagaaaaccatagaagaTGTTGAAAGAAAGAAATCCATTCTCTcccacacaaaaagaaaaagaaacaaagactCGCAAATCTTTtaccttccagtcaagatggcgccagtaaGCAACGATTCCTCCGGCAGCATCTCCAGACAACCATTTCAGTTTTTCTACTACTTATTCTTTTTACCTTATCTTTGTtttggaaactgttggagcctgtgacttacagTCTGTGGTTCAATTGAGTGAGCTAGTGCTCTGTTGCGAGTGCGAGCTACCACAAGGAGAAGCTCAGAGGTGAGACGAGGGGCCATGATTGACTACATTTCTTGCAGATTAAAATATCAGGAAGCCTGAAACATTGAGGCATATGTGGAGGAGAGCGAGTGGTTCTCAGAAGGCTGCTGGTTCGTGCCACTACCTTCAGAGAGGCCACTGGGTCCTGTTACTCTTGCCAATgttatcaaaattctgagatttatgaattggactgtagttcatattggcctctttcagttctattgtttctttcatattcttgcccattcttccttgttgcagattggcaggctggtggtttgggtgatctgttagatTTTATACAcggaaaggttgggggtgtttaagatttgtgtgtttttgtttctttttcttttcgtgTGGGGGAGAATGGATTTCTTTCTTTCAACAACTTcaatggttttctgtattttatggctatcttgagaagacaaatctcagagttgtattctgcatacatactttgataataaaagcaacacacacaaaatgctggaggaactcagcaggccaggcagcatctataggaaaagtcCTTCTATggaaataaaatgaatctttgaatgGGTGAGGCTAGGGTTGCCAAGGTGATTCTGCTGTTTATGGAGCTACTTAATTGATAGATTAATGAAACCAATTAGAAAGAAGTTGGAGAAGGAGAAAACAAACCAACTTGCAACAGTTCTGACATCAAGTTATTTAGAACTGTCTCAGTTTTACAGCAATAATTGTTTAGTTCTTGTCTGTATGTGGACAGCAGCAATTGTATTTATACTGTAATTACAATTCATCAGTTGAATCATAAGAGAATAACATCAATATTTCCTTCCAGATTGAAACCTTCCCTTCAGTTTGTCTCATGGAATCGAGAAGGCTGGAAAACGAGCCTCTGCTCAATACCTCCTGTGGGACACACACATTCCTTATTGGCATTGGCCAATAATACTTGTGTTAAATCGACCTTCACAGATCTCAAGGATCGCTTTGTAAAACTCTATAAGAAAAGGGTAAGTTACAACCAACTCATTACCTCagtgtcatcatcattatgtgccatgtcatgtgaTGGAGACAATCATGGTCTCATGGctgtgattattcttggcaaatttttctacagaag
The sequence above is drawn from the Mobula hypostoma chromosome 2, sMobHyp1.1, whole genome shotgun sequence genome and encodes:
- the tube1 gene encoding tubulin epsilon chain yields the protein MTQSVVVQVGQCGNQIGCRFWNLVLREHASINKKGIYDEALSNFFRNVDTRYTDGGGLNLKKGLIRTLKARAVLIDMEEGVLNELLQGPLRDVFDNKQLISDVSGSGNNWAVGYKQYGNRYRDQIVDILRKTAEHCDSLQCFFLIHSMGGGTGSGLGTFVLSLLEDEFPEVYRFVTSVYPSAEDDVITSPYNSVLAMKELTEHADCVLPIENQSLVDIVNKIHQMASGKMASVKMKSTLISSQSEAKKQEKPFDAMNNIVANLLLNLTSSSRFEGSLNMDLNEITMNLVPFPRLHFLVSSLTPLYTLADLNIPTRRLDQMFTDAFSKDHQLMHADPKHNLYLACALMVRGNVQISDLRRNIERLKPSLQFVSWNREGWKTSLCSIPPVGHTHSLLALANNTCVKSTFTDLKDRFVKLYKKRAHIHHYLHVDGMEQSCFTEATNSLTSLIEEYNELDATKGQIINNVPRLSIAT